The Desulfonatronum thiodismutans genome has a window encoding:
- the pcnB gene encoding polynucleotide adenylyltransferase PcnB: MPPQIIPRDEHPISRKNIHPDALKVMYQLGRKGFTAYLVGGGVRDLILGREPKDFDVGTNATPNQIKKAFRNCFIIGRRFRLAHIHFGDQIIETSTFRRCPEPDANGDGDLYVFRDNCYGSPEEDALRRDFTINALFYEVKRFTVIDHVGGLSDIRDRLVRCIGDPNIRFREDPVRMIRAVRFASRLVFRIEPATFNAILRHHQEILKAAPPRVFEELIKLFAYGSGEQAVRLLYKTGLLGDLLPEIARYLDQDHAQNREPVLWPWLGRLDDRIKEMGGLNPVLIFATLFFAPMNRILSEQAARDEEQERLPLHLRLTELLTPICIRISMPKLMAMRMIQVMANQSRFVPDKRKRFSKRGFVAQETFPETLALHEIGLRVAGEDTERLEPWNVLRREIEAQGPDSESTKKTAAKKPRRPRRRQVKAGVEKSNETTAMSDNPATERAGENLEIKRSRPLRKRSRRRKPSSAPRT, encoded by the coding sequence ATGCCCCCACAAATCATTCCCCGCGACGAACACCCCATCTCCCGTAAGAACATTCATCCCGACGCCCTGAAGGTCATGTATCAACTCGGGCGCAAGGGATTCACCGCCTACCTGGTGGGCGGCGGCGTGCGCGACCTGATCCTCGGGCGCGAGCCCAAGGATTTCGACGTGGGCACCAACGCCACGCCCAACCAGATCAAGAAGGCCTTTCGGAACTGCTTCATCATCGGCCGCCGGTTCCGGTTGGCGCATATCCATTTCGGCGACCAGATCATCGAAACCTCCACCTTTCGGCGCTGTCCCGAACCGGATGCCAACGGGGACGGGGATTTGTACGTCTTTCGGGACAATTGCTACGGCTCACCGGAAGAGGATGCCCTGCGCCGGGACTTCACCATCAACGCCCTGTTCTACGAGGTGAAGCGGTTTACCGTCATCGACCACGTCGGAGGGTTGAGCGACATCCGAGACCGATTGGTCCGCTGCATCGGGGACCCGAACATCAGGTTCCGGGAGGATCCGGTGCGCATGATCCGGGCCGTGCGCTTCGCCTCCCGCCTGGTTTTTCGGATCGAACCGGCCACCTTCAACGCCATCCTCCGCCATCACCAGGAAATTCTCAAAGCCGCCCCGCCCCGTGTCTTCGAGGAATTGATCAAGCTCTTTGCCTATGGTTCCGGGGAACAGGCCGTTCGCTTGCTCTACAAAACCGGCCTGCTCGGGGATCTGCTCCCGGAAATCGCGCGGTATCTGGACCAGGACCACGCGCAAAACCGGGAACCCGTCCTGTGGCCCTGGCTGGGCCGCCTGGACGACCGGATCAAAGAGATGGGCGGCCTGAATCCGGTCCTGATTTTCGCGACCCTGTTTTTCGCCCCCATGAACCGAATCCTCAGTGAACAAGCGGCCCGGGACGAGGAACAGGAACGGCTCCCGCTCCACCTCCGGCTGACCGAACTGCTCACGCCCATTTGCATCCGGATCAGCATGCCCAAATTGATGGCCATGCGGATGATCCAGGTCATGGCCAACCAGTCCCGATTCGTCCCGGACAAGCGCAAGCGCTTCTCCAAACGCGGCTTCGTGGCCCAGGAGACTTTTCCCGAGACCCTGGCCTTGCATGAAATCGGCCTGCGCGTGGCCGGCGAGGATACGGAGCGCCTCGAACCCTGGAACGTTCTGCGTCGGGAAATCGAAGCGCAAGGCCCGGACTCCGAAAGCACGAAAAAGACCGCCGCTAAAAAGCCTCGAAGGCCAAGACGCCGTCAGGTGAAGGCCGGCGTCGAAAAATCAAACGAGACGACGGCGATGTCGGACAATCCGGCAACCGAAAGAGCG
- a CDS encoding dual CXXC motif small (seleno)protein, with amino-acid sequence MLPPIQDIRTRLRCRKCGDRLHARRGURAVALRCGSCGATFALHEYGTTLDDLMEEFLADTPCNRI; translated from the coding sequence ATGCTCCCCCCCATCCAAGACATCCGCACCCGACTCCGTTGCCGGAAATGCGGCGATCGCTTGCACGCCCGGCGCGGCTGACGGGCCGTCGCCCTGCGCTGTGGGTCCTGCGGCGCCACCTTTGCCTTGCACGAATACGGAACCACCCTGGACGACCTGATGGAAGAATTTTTGGCCGACACTCCCTGCAACCGCATATAG
- a CDS encoding ATP-binding protein, whose translation MNSKCLLLGPSRKNLTLMAAVVWIVVVTASLAWNWRQAGDSVLILAESEAQASFQKDVIYRKWSTLHGGVYVQPTETTPPNPYLAHLPDRDVTASTGIKLTLVNPAYMTRQVHELGFDEHGLLGHITSLDPLRPENAADEWETKAMLSFQDGVPKATSVEAIDGRPYFRFMRPLFTEAGCLRCHVDQGYKIGDIHGGISVSLPLAPFLAVAGRQRMLLVLGHAVIGFLGLLGIWTGNRLLGNSERGLRERERLLSKVFEILPVGLWIADDKGKLLQGNPAGVSIWGGEPLAEQKQYCVFKARRLPSGEAIAENDWALARTVNKGVTIVDELMEIETFDGKKKIILNYTAPVLNDQGQVSAAIVVNQDITERTQAEQALVQAKDQAEAANRAKSEFLANMSHELRTPFNGIMGMLQVLRTSKLDERQHQYISMALQASDRYTSLLSDLLDISGLETGGTENRLEEFRVQDAVAAVFDLFPTTVRKNDVAMEYRIDPALPERLIGDVTRLRQILFNLVGNALKFTDQGRIRLEVWPLKSAKGEQNRPRILFSVTDTGIGIPEDKLDTLFKPFIQVDGSYTRKYQGAGLGLAIVKRLVDSMGGNISVDSTVGKGTTVYVALPFTSSFGETGHLEQT comes from the coding sequence ATGAACAGCAAATGTCTCCTCCTCGGCCCGTCAAGAAAGAACTTAACGCTCATGGCCGCGGTGGTCTGGATCGTCGTGGTTACCGCCTCCCTGGCCTGGAACTGGCGCCAAGCGGGCGATTCCGTGCTGATCTTGGCTGAATCCGAGGCCCAGGCCTCGTTTCAAAAGGACGTCATCTACCGCAAGTGGTCCACCCTGCATGGCGGAGTCTACGTCCAACCGACGGAGACCACACCGCCCAATCCGTATCTGGCGCACCTGCCCGACCGGGACGTGACGGCCTCCACCGGAATAAAACTGACCCTGGTCAACCCCGCTTACATGACACGCCAAGTTCATGAGCTGGGGTTCGACGAACACGGGTTGCTCGGCCACATTACCAGCCTTGACCCGCTGCGCCCGGAAAACGCGGCGGACGAATGGGAAACCAAGGCCATGCTCTCCTTTCAGGACGGCGTGCCCAAGGCGACATCCGTGGAAGCTATCGATGGGCGTCCATATTTCAGATTCATGCGCCCCTTGTTCACCGAAGCCGGGTGTCTGCGCTGCCATGTCGACCAGGGCTACAAAATCGGCGACATCCATGGAGGAATCAGCGTTTCCCTGCCACTTGCACCCTTTCTCGCGGTAGCTGGCCGGCAACGAATGTTGCTCGTTCTGGGGCATGCCGTCATCGGCTTTTTGGGGTTGCTGGGCATCTGGACCGGAAACAGACTGCTGGGCAATTCGGAACGGGGGTTGCGAGAGCGGGAACGATTGTTGAGCAAGGTCTTTGAAATCCTGCCCGTGGGCCTCTGGATCGCCGACGACAAAGGCAAACTACTGCAAGGCAATCCGGCGGGGGTATCCATCTGGGGAGGCGAGCCCTTGGCGGAGCAGAAGCAATACTGCGTCTTCAAAGCCAGACGACTGCCATCCGGAGAGGCTATCGCCGAGAACGACTGGGCTTTGGCTCGCACGGTGAACAAGGGCGTGACCATCGTGGACGAGCTTATGGAAATCGAGACCTTCGACGGCAAGAAAAAGATAATCCTCAACTACACGGCTCCGGTATTGAACGACCAGGGCCAGGTCTCGGCGGCCATTGTCGTCAACCAGGACATCACCGAACGAACACAGGCCGAGCAAGCCTTGGTTCAGGCCAAAGACCAAGCTGAAGCGGCCAACCGGGCCAAGTCCGAATTCCTGGCCAATATGAGTCATGAACTGCGCACGCCGTTCAACGGGATCATGGGCATGCTGCAGGTATTGCGGACCTCAAAATTGGATGAGAGACAACACCAGTACATTTCCATGGCCCTGCAGGCATCGGATCGATACACCAGTCTTTTGAGCGACCTTCTGGACATCTCAGGGCTTGAAACCGGGGGAACGGAAAACCGCCTGGAGGAGTTCCGCGTCCAAGACGCCGTGGCCGCTGTTTTTGACCTTTTTCCGACGACCGTCAGAAAGAACGACGTCGCGATGGAATACCGCATCGACCCCGCCCTGCCGGAGCGTCTCATCGGAGACGTCACGCGGCTCCGGCAGATTCTGTTCAACTTGGTGGGCAACGCCCTGAAGTTCACGGACCAGGGACGGATCAGGCTGGAAGTCTGGCCCCTGAAATCCGCAAAAGGAGAACAAAACAGACCTCGGATTCTGTTTTCCGTCACGGACACCGGCATCGGCATCCCGGAGGACAAACTCGATACGCTCTTCAAGCCATTCATCCAGGTGGACGGATCGTACACCAGAAAATACCAGGGCGCGGGCCTGGGGTTGGCCATTGTCAAACGACTCGTCGACTCCATGGGCGGAAACATCAGCGTGGACAGCACCGTCGGCAAAGGCACGACGGTATATGTGGCTTTGCCGTTCACGTCGTCCTTTGGCGAGACCGGCCACCTGGAACAAACCTGA
- a CDS encoding efflux RND transporter periplasmic adaptor subunit, translated as MSKPLATLLLVAVIGWVSVGGLYAQPPGQQGGPPPAVVVTSQVGSGLMVEEQEYIGTVYFQETSLVASEVSGRVLEVHFEQGDRVRRGDKLATMDGVLKSKDLQSRRAQREEVLAELSRVQRELDRMRRLFDQGTVAEQEYERVKFLASGLERRAESLAAEIARIQEEVRMLEVLAPFDGVVLARLSNLGEWLSSGSPVAEVARDDVVDILVNVPVDVALGLELGQVVQGRASDRELEGRVQAVVPRGDVGSRTFPVKVRLPNEHGLLEGMEVRMYLPTGQRHEGFTVPRDAVVPSPMGQVIFLVRDGQAKMIPVSVSAFARDTAGIEAQGVEPGDQVVVKGQERLRDGQPVRVE; from the coding sequence ATGAGTAAACCATTGGCGACGTTGCTGCTGGTCGCGGTGATTGGCTGGGTGAGCGTCGGGGGACTGTATGCGCAGCCGCCGGGTCAGCAGGGCGGGCCGCCCCCGGCGGTGGTGGTGACCTCGCAGGTTGGGTCCGGATTGATGGTCGAAGAGCAAGAATATATCGGTACGGTCTATTTTCAGGAAACCTCCCTGGTGGCTTCCGAGGTCAGCGGTCGGGTGCTTGAGGTTCATTTCGAGCAGGGCGACCGAGTTCGCCGCGGCGACAAACTGGCGACCATGGACGGGGTGCTCAAGTCCAAGGATCTCCAGTCCCGCCGGGCCCAGCGGGAGGAAGTTTTGGCCGAACTGTCCCGTGTCCAGCGGGAGCTGGACCGGATGCGGCGACTGTTCGATCAGGGGACCGTCGCTGAACAGGAGTACGAGAGGGTCAAGTTTCTCGCCAGTGGGCTGGAGCGGCGAGCCGAGTCCCTGGCCGCGGAAATCGCCCGGATTCAGGAGGAAGTGCGTATGTTGGAGGTTTTGGCCCCCTTCGACGGAGTGGTCCTGGCCCGGCTGAGCAATCTTGGGGAGTGGCTGTCTTCGGGTTCTCCCGTGGCCGAAGTGGCGCGGGACGATGTGGTGGATATACTGGTCAACGTGCCCGTGGACGTGGCTTTGGGGCTGGAACTGGGGCAGGTCGTGCAAGGCCGCGCATCGGATCGGGAATTGGAGGGGCGGGTTCAGGCCGTGGTGCCCCGGGGCGACGTGGGCTCGCGGACGTTTCCGGTCAAGGTTCGGCTACCCAACGAGCACGGTCTTTTGGAAGGCATGGAGGTGCGGATGTACCTGCCCACCGGCCAACGTCACGAGGGATTTACCGTTCCCCGGGACGCCGTGGTCCCCAGCCCCATGGGGCAGGTGATTTTCCTGGTCCGGGACGGCCAAGCCAAAATGATCCCGGTCTCGGTCTCCGCTTTTGCCCGTGACACGGCTGGAATTGAAGCCCAGGGCGTCGAGCCCGGCGACCAGGTGGTGGTCAAAGGCCAGGAGCGCCTGCGCGACGGACAGCCCGTGCGGGTAGAGTGA
- a CDS encoding efflux RND transporter permease subunit gives MNPISFAIRNPVTILVGVIFVVIFGLISLFGMPYQLTPTVIEPEISVQTVWSGATPYEIERDIIEEQENVLKGIPGLVEMESESFSSFGRINLRFSLGTNVDDALLRVSNKLNEVRSYPQGADRPVITATGAASSPIIFTSLRTLPGNPNDIDTYRTFFENEVRQDLERVEGVADLFVFGGTEREMHVVVLPERLAAFGMTLNEVIRALQSENVNVAAGSIDVGRRDYRIRTVAEFQSPEEIEALPIRSSGQERVFLRDVGHAEIGYEKASAAMLHRGEKGITVGIQAEPGTNVLELTDAVEAVVRHLNQTILEPNGLVLLWLADQRDYILGAIGLVQQNILIGGLLAMIVLFVFLRRISTTGIAAGAIPISIIGTFIFMSAFGRNLNVVSLAGISFAVGMLVDSTIVVLENIDRHLKMRKPTCQAALDGTREVWGAILASALTTVAVFLPVVFIQEEAGQLFKDIAIAVTCAISLSLVVSVMVIPSITCQIFRVVSSVKPRDLGPLPRLGGFLVNLIMYFVRLAVRNWFTRILTVSTLTAAAVLIAWLFFPKMDYLPQGNRNLILNILIPPPGLSYPERVAIGEHIHDRLEPHYDQDVDGFPGIRHLFYVGAESFMFFGAVSTHEQRAGELIPLFRNVIGSIPGMLGVSLQAGIFQTRLGRGRTIDIDIVGPNLEELVAVGGTMFGMLRGIYPEAQVRPLPSLELTYPEIRFIPDRDRLKAAGLSAADLGLALDVLTHGRKIGDFKEEGQKTIDLVLRSSAQAMETPEVLHHALVATPQGISLPVSSLAAMERTTGITQIRHLERQRTVTLQLTPPEAVTLQEAMETVQNRIVPALEAQGLLANTRVEMSGVADKLTETRLALQWNFILAVIIIYLLMSALFGNFLYPLIILFTVPLATAGGFVGLKLVNVLIAPQPLDILTMLGFVILVGVVVNNAILLVNQSLINVRQHGMEHLEGVLEATRVRLRPIYMSTTTSIFGMLPLVVAPGPGSELYRGLGSVVLGGLALSTVFTIFVIPSLLAFFIRMETPGSAMGADDPLGGAARCELPETEKGASNEKLSQGTVV, from the coding sequence ATGAATCCCATCAGCTTCGCCATCCGCAATCCGGTCACCATCCTGGTGGGCGTGATTTTCGTCGTGATCTTCGGTCTGATTTCCCTGTTCGGCATGCCCTACCAACTTACGCCCACGGTGATCGAGCCGGAGATTTCCGTGCAGACCGTGTGGAGCGGAGCCACGCCCTACGAGATTGAGCGGGACATCATCGAGGAGCAGGAAAACGTGCTCAAGGGCATCCCCGGCCTCGTGGAAATGGAGAGCGAGAGCTTCAGTTCCTTTGGCCGGATCAACCTGCGCTTCTCCCTGGGCACCAACGTGGACGACGCTTTGCTGCGGGTCTCCAACAAGCTCAACGAAGTCCGCTCCTATCCCCAGGGCGCGGATAGGCCCGTGATCACGGCCACGGGCGCGGCCTCCTCGCCGATCATCTTCACCTCGCTGCGGACCCTGCCGGGCAACCCCAACGACATCGACACCTACCGGACGTTTTTCGAGAACGAGGTGCGCCAGGATCTGGAGCGGGTCGAGGGAGTGGCGGACCTGTTCGTTTTTGGCGGTACGGAGCGGGAAATGCATGTGGTGGTATTGCCGGAACGGCTGGCCGCCTTCGGCATGACCCTGAACGAGGTCATTCGGGCCTTGCAGTCCGAGAACGTGAACGTGGCCGCCGGGAGCATCGACGTGGGGCGGCGCGACTACCGCATCCGGACCGTGGCCGAGTTCCAGAGTCCTGAGGAAATCGAGGCGCTTCCGATCCGTTCATCAGGGCAGGAGCGGGTGTTCCTGCGGGACGTGGGCCATGCGGAAATCGGGTACGAGAAAGCTTCCGCGGCCATGCTGCATCGGGGCGAAAAGGGCATCACCGTGGGCATTCAGGCCGAGCCCGGGACCAACGTCCTGGAACTGACCGATGCGGTGGAGGCGGTGGTCCGGCACCTGAACCAGACAATCCTGGAGCCCAACGGGCTGGTTCTGCTCTGGCTGGCCGATCAGCGGGACTACATCCTGGGGGCCATCGGCCTGGTCCAGCAGAACATCCTGATCGGCGGACTGCTGGCCATGATCGTGCTTTTCGTGTTTCTCCGCCGGATTTCCACCACCGGCATCGCCGCCGGGGCCATTCCCATCAGCATCATCGGCACCTTCATCTTCATGAGCGCCTTTGGCCGGAACCTGAACGTGGTCAGCCTGGCCGGGATTTCCTTTGCCGTGGGCATGCTGGTGGACAGCACCATCGTGGTTCTGGAGAACATCGACCGCCATCTGAAGATGCGCAAGCCCACCTGCCAGGCGGCCCTGGACGGCACCCGTGAGGTCTGGGGCGCGATCCTGGCCTCGGCCCTGACCACGGTGGCCGTGTTCCTGCCCGTGGTCTTCATCCAGGAGGAGGCTGGGCAGCTCTTCAAGGACATCGCCATTGCCGTGACCTGCGCCATCAGCCTGAGTCTGGTGGTTTCGGTGATGGTCATCCCGTCCATCACCTGCCAGATCTTTCGGGTGGTCAGTTCGGTCAAACCCCGTGATCTAGGTCCGCTGCCCAGGCTGGGCGGTTTTCTGGTCAATCTGATCATGTACTTCGTGCGCTTGGCCGTGCGCAACTGGTTCACCCGGATTCTGACCGTCAGCACCCTGACCGCCGCTGCCGTGCTCATTGCCTGGCTGTTTTTCCCGAAGATGGACTACCTGCCCCAGGGCAACCGCAACCTGATTCTGAACATCCTGATTCCGCCGCCTGGTCTGTCCTATCCGGAGCGGGTCGCCATCGGCGAACACATCCATGATCGTCTGGAACCTCACTACGACCAGGACGTGGACGGCTTTCCCGGCATCCGTCATCTGTTCTACGTAGGGGCGGAATCATTCATGTTTTTCGGGGCCGTGAGCACCCATGAGCAGCGGGCAGGAGAGCTGATTCCACTGTTTCGCAACGTAATTGGGTCGATTCCCGGAATGCTCGGGGTCAGTTTGCAGGCCGGGATTTTTCAGACCCGGTTGGGCCGGGGACGAACCATCGACATCGACATCGTCGGCCCGAACCTGGAGGAACTGGTGGCCGTGGGCGGAACCATGTTCGGCATGCTGCGCGGCATCTACCCCGAAGCCCAGGTCCGCCCGCTCCCCTCCCTGGAGCTGACCTATCCGGAGATCCGGTTCATACCGGACCGGGACCGGCTCAAGGCCGCAGGGCTGAGCGCGGCGGATTTGGGTCTGGCCCTGGACGTGCTGACCCATGGCCGCAAGATCGGCGACTTCAAGGAAGAGGGGCAAAAGACCATCGACTTGGTCCTGCGCTCATCCGCCCAGGCCATGGAAACCCCCGAGGTGCTGCACCACGCCCTGGTGGCCACGCCCCAGGGTATTTCATTGCCGGTCTCTTCCCTGGCCGCCATGGAACGGACCACCGGAATCACCCAGATCCGCCACCTGGAACGCCAGCGGACCGTGACCCTGCAGCTCACCCCGCCGGAAGCCGTGACCCTGCAGGAAGCCATGGAAACCGTTCAAAACCGCATCGTCCCGGCCCTGGAGGCCCAGGGGCTGCTGGCCAACACCCGGGTGGAGATGAGCGGGGTGGCGGACAAGCTGACCGAGACACGACTGGCCCTGCAGTGGAACTTCATTCTGGCCGTGATTATCATCTACCTGCTGATGTCCGCTCTGTTCGGCAACTTCCTCTATCCGCTGATCATCCTGTTCACCGTGCCCCTGGCCACGGCCGGCGGGTTCGTGGGACTGAAATTGGTCAACGTCCTCATCGCCCCCCAGCCCCTGGACATCCTGACCATGCTGGGCTTCGTGATCCTGGTGGGTGTGGTGGTGAACAACGCCATACTGCTGGTCAACCAATCGCTGATCAACGTCCGCCAGCATGGCATGGAACACCTGGAAGGCGTGCTGGAGGCCACCAGGGTCCGTCTGCGGCCGATCTACATGAGCACCACCACCAGCATCTTCGGCATGCTGCCCCTGGTGGTGGCTCCGGGGCCGGGTTCCGAGCTGTACCGCGGCCTGGGCAGCGTGGTCCTGGGCGGACTGGCCCTGTCCACGGTGTTCACGATCTTCGTGATCCCGTCCCTGCTGGCCTTCTTCATCCGCATGGAAACCCCGGGCTCGGCCATGGGCGCGGACGACCCCCTGGGCGGGGCGGCGCGCTGCGAGTTGCCGGAAACTGAAAAAGGAGCAAGCAATGAAAAGCTATCGCAAGGAACTGTGGTTTGA
- a CDS encoding secondary thiamine-phosphate synthase enzyme YjbQ, whose protein sequence is MKSYRKELWFDVSGRRAFINITPQVEQCLRESGIQEGLLLCNAMHITASVFINDDESGLHQDYDDWLERLAPHAPISQYRHNRTGEDNGDAHLKRQIMGREVVVAVTKGRLDFGTWERIFYGEFDGNRRKRVLVKIIGE, encoded by the coding sequence ATGAAAAGCTATCGCAAGGAACTGTGGTTTGACGTTTCCGGTCGTCGGGCGTTCATCAACATCACGCCCCAGGTGGAGCAGTGTCTGCGGGAGAGCGGGATTCAGGAAGGGTTGCTGCTGTGCAATGCCATGCACATTACGGCCAGCGTGTTCATCAACGACGACGAGTCCGGCCTGCACCAGGATTACGACGACTGGCTGGAACGCCTGGCCCCCCACGCCCCCATCAGCCAGTACCGCCACAACCGCACCGGAGAGGACAATGGGGACGCCCACCTCAAGCGTCAGATCATGGGCCGGGAAGTGGTGGTGGCCGTGACCAAGGGCCGCCTGGATTTCGGCACCTGGGAGCGGATTTTCTATGGGGAGTTCGACGGCAACCGCCGTAAACGGGTGCTGGTGAAGATTATTGGGGAGTGA
- a CDS encoding NYN domain-containing protein, whose translation MITNTNLTKIGIFYDGNFFFHVSNYYLYDHSRQSRISINGIHQFIIHEVAAREERPVKNCKIVDMHYFRGRLTAYDAQARDLLLKERIFDDILMKEGVITHYLPMSPEGEKGIDVWLALEAFELAIFKKYDVIVLIASDGDYLPLTRKLNTIGARVMVLGCDFEYVDQYGNHRATKTSMALLDNATYPILINDVIDDPERHDDQIVRDLFVKEKYRPVDAAKAKSGEDQSGTVVSIQGGYGFIRPDMSEEDLFFHYGDLVDMDINRLTVGDRVSFQESVNKKGPCAVRIVVRSGA comes from the coding sequence ATGATCACCAACACGAACCTGACAAAGATCGGCATTTTTTACGACGGCAACTTCTTCTTTCACGTCAGCAATTACTACCTCTACGATCATTCCCGCCAGTCCCGGATCAGCATCAACGGAATTCACCAGTTCATCATCCACGAGGTCGCGGCCCGAGAGGAACGGCCGGTCAAGAACTGCAAGATCGTGGACATGCACTATTTTCGCGGACGGCTGACGGCCTACGACGCCCAAGCACGGGATCTGCTGCTCAAGGAGCGAATCTTCGACGACATCCTGATGAAGGAGGGGGTGATCACGCACTATCTGCCCATGTCCCCGGAGGGAGAGAAAGGCATCGACGTCTGGCTGGCGTTGGAGGCCTTCGAGCTGGCAATTTTCAAGAAGTACGACGTGATCGTGCTTATTGCCTCGGACGGGGACTACCTGCCCTTGACCAGAAAGCTGAACACCATCGGCGCGCGGGTCATGGTCCTGGGGTGCGACTTTGAATACGTGGATCAGTACGGAAACCACCGAGCCACCAAGACCTCCATGGCCTTGCTGGACAACGCCACCTACCCGATCCTGATCAACGATGTCATCGACGATCCCGAGCGCCACGACGACCAGATCGTTCGGGATTTATTCGTCAAGGAAAAATACCGGCCCGTGGACGCGGCCAAGGCTAAATCCGGCGAGGACCAATCCGGGACCGTGGTCTCCATCCAGGGTGGATACGGATTCATCCGCCCGGACATGAGCGAGGAAGACCTTTTCTTCCATTACGGCGACTTGGTGGATATGGACATCAACCGGCTGACGGTGGGTGACAGGGTTTCCTTTCAGGAGAGCGTCAACAAGAAAGGTCCGTGCGCCGTGAGGATCGTGGTGCGAAGCGGCGCGTAA
- a CDS encoding tyrosine-type recombinase/integrase — MDVREGMMIWKKSEFPGVRFYEHDDRRHGVKKDRNYYIRYKCQGKTYEEPVGWSSQGNTARSVYDLLAELKRNQKAGIPPFTLAEKREQAEAEQIMTKEARRLERIEQERMQITLLQFFEADYLPSVEGSCSPETVRKAREHVKNWLAPALENTPLPTIASTHLEKVRQALLKSGKSARTMQYVFATFRAIWNLALERGIVSGRNPVKGVKLPVVDNMRQRYLKSHEADALIEALNKRSPVTRHMALISLHTGMRFKEIAELTWGAVDLDRRQVNIIRTKGKKARTVHMTEEILRLLSSLQKGHDGDLIFPSNTGERIGKVSKTFDQVVNELGLNEGITDPKARFTFHCLRHTHASWLIENGVQLYLVQKQLGHSTPVVTQRYAHVSDQQLAEATLAFERGLERKQAGKVIPLRTAVNQ, encoded by the coding sequence ATGGACGTCAGGGAGGGGATGATGATTTGGAAAAAAAGTGAGTTTCCAGGAGTCAGATTTTACGAACATGATGACCGGCGACATGGCGTCAAAAAGGATCGGAATTATTACATTCGATACAAATGCCAGGGAAAAACCTATGAAGAGCCTGTGGGATGGTCCTCCCAGGGCAACACGGCACGGAGCGTCTATGATCTTCTTGCGGAATTGAAGCGCAACCAGAAGGCAGGCATTCCGCCATTTACGCTCGCGGAGAAACGCGAACAGGCGGAGGCAGAGCAAATAATGACAAAGGAGGCACGACGACTGGAGCGGATTGAGCAGGAGCGGATGCAGATCACGCTTTTACAATTTTTCGAAGCCGATTACCTTCCTTCTGTTGAAGGCTCTTGTTCCCCTGAAACTGTCCGCAAGGCCAGGGAGCATGTCAAGAATTGGCTGGCTCCGGCCCTGGAAAATACGCCCCTTCCGACGATTGCTTCCACACACCTGGAAAAAGTTCGTCAGGCTTTACTTAAGTCCGGCAAGTCCGCCCGGACCATGCAGTATGTGTTCGCCACATTCAGGGCGATCTGGAACTTGGCCCTGGAACGCGGTATTGTTTCTGGCAGAAATCCGGTAAAAGGGGTGAAGCTTCCTGTTGTGGACAATATGCGTCAGAGGTATTTGAAGTCTCACGAGGCCGATGCGTTGATTGAGGCTTTAAATAAACGCAGCCCGGTTACCCGCCACATGGCCCTGATCAGCCTGCATACCGGGATGCGTTTCAAGGAAATCGCCGAGTTGACATGGGGAGCGGTGGACTTGGACCGACGGCAAGTCAACATTATCAGAACAAAAGGTAAAAAGGCCCGAACTGTTCACATGACAGAGGAAATCCTCAGGCTGCTGTCCTCTCTTCAAAAAGGTCATGACGGTGATTTGATATTTCCCTCCAACACGGGCGAGAGGATCGGCAAGGTATCCAAGACATTCGACCAGGTTGTTAATGAGCTTGGTCTGAATGAAGGTATTACGGACCCCAAGGCTCGGTTTACCTTTCATTGTCTGCGCCACACACATGCAAGCTGGCTGATCGAAAACGGGGTTCAGCTCTACTTGGTGCAAAAACAGCTTGGCCATTCAACTCCCGTGGTCACTCAGCGGTATGCCCATGTTTCGGACCAGCAGTTAGCCGAGGCGACATTGGCTTTTGAAAGAGGCCTGGAGCGAAAGCAGGCTGGAAAAGTGATTCCCCTTCGAACCGCGGTTAATCAGTAG
- a CDS encoding type II toxin-antitoxin system RelE family toxin, giving the protein MKWSVRIAPKANKALAKLPKRIKDTLVLLARAIELNGPVRGDWPNYGKLAPGRHHCHLKKGRPCYVAVWEEQDNEIKLVEITYVGTHEKAPY; this is encoded by the coding sequence ATGAAGTGGTCGGTTCGGATTGCACCAAAAGCGAACAAGGCGTTGGCCAAGTTGCCGAAGCGTATCAAGGATACCCTCGTCTTGCTGGCCCGTGCCATTGAACTGAACGGCCCTGTTCGCGGGGACTGGCCGAATTACGGCAAACTGGCCCCAGGCAGGCATCACTGCCATCTGAAGAAAGGGCGACCTTGTTATGTGGCCGTTTGGGAAGAACAGGACAACGAGATCAAGCTTGTGGAGATCACTTATGTTGGAACACACGAAAAGGCCCCATACTGA